The sequence TGCGTTCGTTGTAAAAGGCGATCACTTCGCGGCGGTTGAGCATGCCCAGCAGAATGCCGTGGTCATCCTCGCTCACCACCGGCAGGCTGTCGATATTGCGCGTGGTGAATTTCTGGAGAACCGAGTTGAGATCGTCAGCCGGGGTGGTGGTGATGATCTGCGAGGTGCCGATATCCCCCATGACCACCAGGTGCTCGATCTCCGGGGAGAAGAGAACGCCGCGGATGTCGGTGCTGGAGAAGATGCTGATCAAACGGCCGTGCTGATCCATGACCGGGAAATAATGCTGTTTGGTGGCTGCAAAGAGTTTTTTGAAGTTCAGGAAGCTCATGTCCTGGGGGATCAGGCTGACTTTCTTGACCAGGTGCATCAGGTCCTGGACCTGGATGGCCTGGAGGATGTCGACGAAAAAATCGCCGGCGTGGGCCGGTGAGGCCAGCTTGTTTTTCACCTGGCGCTGGAAAATCGTCCAGCCCTGGGAGGCCAGGTAGGCCACCGAACAGACCAGCAGACTGGGCAGCAGCAGGTGATAGGAATTGGTCATTTCACTGACGAAGATAATCGTCGAAATGGGGGTGTTGGAAACGGCGCTGAAGAAGCCGGCCATGCCCACCACCACGAAGGCCCCGGGCTGGGTTACGACTTCCGGCAG comes from Desulfobacteraceae bacterium and encodes:
- a CDS encoding chloride channel protein; translation: GVGSIFRAPLAGALFAAEVLYRDPEFESEVIIPAGISSVVAYCLFCLVYGWGSLFESPPFKFQNPLELGPYLVLALVLVATGWLFVKAFYGTIAVFGRITIPNHIKPAIGGLLTGIIGFFLPHTLAFGYGFAQQALHNELTVPFLLSLALGKILTTSFSIGSGGSGGVFGPSIVIGGAMGGAVGKIFHDLLPEVVTQPGAFVVVGMAGFFSAVSNTPISTIIFVSEMTNSYHLLLPSLLVCSVAYLASQGWTIFQRQVKNKLASPAHAGDFFVDILQAIQVQDLMHLVKKVSLIPQDMSFLNFKKLFAATKQHYFPVMDQHGRLISIFSSTDIRGVLFSPEIEHLVVMGDIGTSQIITTTPADDLNSVLQKFTTRNIDSLPVVSEDDHGILLGMLNRREVIAFYNERIQQMKARADAA